Proteins encoded by one window of Anopheles maculipalpis chromosome 2RL, idAnoMacuDA_375_x, whole genome shotgun sequence:
- the LOC126558421 gene encoding LIM/homeobox protein Lhx3-like, whose product MHSTENVAVESINDHTINVQPNRTLHSGSVSATTMGHTTVTPTAPATTIQSSVSSTPNLVAATGLAKDCAGCGKRITERFLLKALDIFWHEDCLKCGCCDCRLGEVGSTLYTKANLILCKRDYLRLFGTTGYCAACNKVIPAFEMVMRAKNNVYHLECFACQQCNHRFCVGDRFYLCDNKILCEYDYEERLVFASMACNPSSLAHIRRQVSNLQPAGENHHASAGRLPPASANRSQYVAEKVGLSQQQQQQQQHLHHQQQQQSSAAASVATTSVATIASTACETHPSCTPATVSPQQQQQHQLASGVSNLHVQHSTQQPQQQHHHHHPSNPGPHRDDGSSGYGSPDSETFEMPNNQ is encoded by the exons TGGAATCAATCAACGACCACACAATCAATGTACAACCGAATCGGACACTACATTCCGGCAGCGTGTCAGCAACAACCATGGGACACACGACAGTTACACCTACCGCACCGGCCACCACGATCCAATCATCGGTCTCATCCACGCCCAACCTGGTCGCTGCGACCGGTTTAGCCAAGGACTGTGCCGGCTGCGGGAAGCGTATAACCGAGCGCTTTCTATTGAAAGCACTCGATATCTTCTGGCACGAAGATTGCCTCAAGTGCGGGTGCTGTGATTGCCGGCTGGGCGAGGTCGGCTCAACATTGTATACTAAAGCGAATCTAATTCTATGTAAGCGAGACTATCTTAGACTATTCGGCACGACTGGCTACTGTGCCGCTTGCAACAAGGTGATACCGGCCTTCGAGATGGTAATGCGCGCCAAAAACAATGTCTATCATCTGGAGTGCTTCGCGTGCCAACAGTGCAATCATAG ATTCTGTGTTGGCGATCGTTTCTATTTATGTGATAATAAAATCCTATGCGAATATGACTACGAAGAGCGGTTGGTGTTTGCCAGCATGGCCTGTAATCCTTCTAGCTTGGCGCATATTCGGAGGCAAGTTAGTAATTTAcag CCCGCTGGAGAAAATCACCACGCTAGTGCCGGACGTTTGCCACCAGCCAGTGCTAATCGATCTCAATACGTAGCAGAAAAAGTTGGACTgtcccaacagcagcagcagcagcagcaacatctccaccatcaacagcagcaacaatcctCTGCAGCTGCATCGGTAGCGACGACATCGGTGGCCACGATAGCTTCGACAGCCTGCGAGACACATCCATCATGTACGCCAGCAACGGTTTCgcctcaacagcagcaacaacaccagctAGCGTCCGGCGTTAGCAATCTACATGTGCAACATTCCACTCAACaaccgcaacagcaacatcatcatcatcatccaagcAACCCGGGTCCACATCGAGACGATGGTTCCAGCGGTTACGGCAGTCCGGATTCGGAAACTTTCGAAATGCCAAACAACCAATGA
- the LOC126558552 gene encoding calumenin-B translates to MAMKMMFVSAMSICLLFNYAVSAIPKPEEKREHDPLSHAQHYQNDEHNKQYDHEAFLGEDAKTFDQLEADESRRRLGLIVDKIDGDNDGFVNLSELKAWIQYTQRRYIDDDVNRQWKTHNPNNTEKVHWDTYRKNVYGFLDELASHETDHASDEHFSYRAMMKRDRRRWSIADRDGDDELTREEFTDFLHPEESRHMRDVVVTETIEDIDKDSDGKVSVEEYIGDMYRQGEPDEEEPDWVKHERETFTNFRDKNKDGFMDNQEVKDWITPADFDHAEAEARHLIYEADSDADEKLTKDEIIEKYDLFVGSQATDFGEALTRHDEF, encoded by the exons ATGGCTATGAAAATGATGTTCGTATCGGCAATGAGCATCTGTCTGCTGTTCAATTACGCGGTGTCCGCAATTCCAAAACCGGAAGAAAAGCGGGAACATGATCCCCTGAGCCACGCGCAACACTATCAAAATGATGAGCACAACAAACAGTATGATCATGAAGCATTTCTTGGCGAAGATGCCAAAACGTTCGATCAACTCGAGGCAGACGAAAGCAGAAGACGCTTAGG ACTCATCGTAGATAAAATTGATGGCGACAATGATGGGTTCGTTAATCTGTCCGAGCTAAAGGCGTGGATACAGTACACGCAACGGCGCTACATTGACGATGATGTCAACCGGCAGTGGAAAACGCACAATCCGAACAATACGGAGAAAGTGCACTGGGACACGTACCGGAAGAATGTGTACGGATTTCTGGACGAGCTGGCGTCGCACGAAACGGACCACGCGAGTGACGAACACTTTTCCTATCGTGCGATGATGAAGCGCGATCGACGCCGCTGGAGCATTGCGGATCGTGACGGAGATGACGAGCTGACGCGGGAAGAGTTTACCGATTTTCTCCATCCCGAGGAAAGCCGTCACATGCGGGACGTGGTCGTGACGGAAACGATCGAAGACATCGATAAGGACAGTGATGGCAAGGTGTCGGTCGAGGAGTACATTGGCGATATGTACCGACAGGGCGAGCCGGACGAGGAGGAACCGGATTGGGTGAAGCACGAGCGGGAAACGTTTACCAACTtccg TGACAAAAACAAGGATGGCTTTATGGACAATCAGGAGGTGAAGGATTGGATTACGCCGGCAGACTTTGATCATGCGGAAGCGGAAGCACGCCATCTAATCTATGAGGCAGATTCCGATGCGGACGAAAAGCTAACCAAGGATGAGATAATTGAAAAGTACGATTTATTCGTCGGCTCACAGGCGACAGATTTTGGCGAAGCTCTAACGCGGCACGATGAGTTTTAA
- the LOC126567337 gene encoding telomere-associated protein RIF1, with amino-acid sequence MKVLHRVQLGCELYDLLRKALLSGGSCAEVDGILVDLEQKCRSPAPVTGSRTDDIKSSIGKDDLKFWLEDVGRLMFEARSMKTRQLALNALEAAVYQIKATNYQEHSSWGEIREIICKEYTSLLDTARSEKDPNWHRIWSVLVRIIDRELCQGSSIINMFLSIVEAGFRSPELSIREQSFDCWRLLVEIFANNKQINIPKRVKLICIPLKSSKSKTETIAMKKFDIWWYLLCQLRPQLDAMGDTIFEPFIYFCFGPSFKTPLCYYFDSSYQELGAPGKMYQSIKQLSAIALIHLLGPVPAITKTLVTSPDSGSLQYPFDFTDTSMVISDTLFSAKAKLIVNSCTECTVLLGQMHHLDYLQINRCVWNNLIRRGTTGTTVSKNDMLQWIKEDMNALLKLCLLQESDLVLRDLLYDTLLTIVQSDLFKVNIGYDPPEQLIFNYKTLMPLLLHSQLPCPVEKSEPIVKCLFDLKRHTGQNVYWDILHKTVQYICLEDNHSGNNSSDFRAIRSQIYTQLGNYLTVQIREDMEGFLQHQTTVMSFLLYPLEYDQLLLIESVKELWISIYEPIAKQETNTCEFVNAFCEMIKAMTIAKHGYSTVVVADSLCYIMRSLKPNFEPTSSPVKVLELFKDVSRKGLAYKTNLDSIESMVGCFGELLERLGPKKVLVLIMPIRNAINELVSSEPGLQMGEVKKLLEVISNKMLLPEMSKELAGQSSDVKWNCKMLLKSLLNLSDDVKKGWKVAEMKKLMNAWDDKTGNNNKTPKRNTKEEEFVVIEKVWKFKPESLTEHQREKMMQKRTDIPALYNDMSQSQDSFVIKPWTPSKGIAPLKQNASSAVTVPNATQMETDKIVSKEPGDTVAMETEEVLSTSAKSASESKPVTSRLDKENNNGNVLNEEPALPTKQDSTETEEEKKQQSRKRKQSVLDKLRIDTVEGKSLDVMNLSRTRRSELPEKRTTRQKMNTSQEIASEKKRNTVSKANVEQTSASTSKVSTVKRTEQKEKRRSRKLLNFEKHESTDSSSGSTDKDKQANVSEDVIESSQSDSSEYANKRPSFVKFRASELAAKSNEMADTCTTPVQNEKEPSMALGETQHVDKIDNESAANSANTIGSIIEAHEKKESDTSRLPEQRESDAEPRVLQQPAAVSNEESTNAQQPAQVPPKNPNILLSPSRRVLRVSLDEASNKGLLSQLTILSPRKMADSKLVPKCLYSPSKSMLKAEKKDKESPSTKTACDEAMREALKLVGAGNRDTKTLPLPLVVVEPITNIANTLRDDAEHQTEAISHPIISLKMDSKEHDENHASGNNAPQPTTSNTASLVEPSTSVAELVENNSKQLPIEPMPTSEQTTLEPAALSMDQLSPVKNLDEEMEPLNKSLNRSIISSPNRAGEEERNADLLNSTLNISPISEEKGAIPKNVDSGELAGSADCRRSSNRIVGRERDMMSNAANATPVQTIVSRRSKASPTPQTPSGSNSALKARTHLQSSSMLHSPRSNMIGHGGRGAQLINLIRNQQSDQSPKPNTPPQNASTPKVGQGSASRLMMRKKAIVGSATAASASEGTACAETMKHGEENGQDKGTQYLFFSKALPSPLASPAGSILKRKHNQDESGGDDIESPINKRKRVSFHDPPVSLTKEYIRQVEECRPVSVSRSLQLSSSITSSADRAKFMMRRKSKSDSISELQHFTTNQANSSNEGVSGVGQGSGGSKVMDEDMDEVELTSSPESLDEHEFMMHDATDNMAALQVTSGCTDISQNEHSNSGTRECVTALEPEQQVTTAGVDEKTHGSPNQIRFASEDALLEHVLSRYTLDDMCERYIAAGKTLEKPKSVRSLTKELSAKMSDDPKMRDAVLDELSERHSVEFLDHAIQENSNAKVCERLSAITMMDHVFKRLHAAYNTQHVDQAAQGTQTEKEEADRVMETIFENLLSLPGTDSQKLAELREQFLQKELARKDRLEIMTLLETYFKASSHHQTT; translated from the exons ATGAAAGTACTACATAGAGTGCAGCTTGGATGCGAATTATACGATCTACTTCGCAAAGCTTTGCTGTCCGGTGGGTCATGTGCGGAAGTTGATGGCATATTGGTCGACCTGGAACAAAAATGCCGTTCTCCAGCACCCGTTACTGGCAGCCGCACTGACGACATAAAGAGCAGCATCGGAAAGGATGACCTGAAATTCTGGCTCGAGGATGTAGGTCGCTTGATGTTTGAGGCAAGGTCGATGAAAACGAGACAGCTGGCGCTAAATGCGCTAGAGGCTGCAGTTTACCAAATCAAGGCCACCAACTACCAGGAACACTCGTCGTGGGGAGAGATTCGCGAGATCATCTGTAAGGAGTACACATCCTTGCTGGATACGGCACGAAGCGAAAAGGATCCCAACTGGCACAGGATTTGGTCGGTGCTGGTTCGCATTATCGACCGAGAGCTATGCCAGGGTTCGTCCATCATAAACATGTTTCTATCGATCGTTGAGGCAGGATTCAGATCACCAGAGCTCTCGATCCGCGAACAGTCGTTTGACTGTTGGCGGCTGTTGGTTGAGATTTTcgccaacaacaaacagataaACATTCCCAAACGGGTGAAACTTATCTGTATCCCACTGAAAAGTTCTAAGTCGAAAACGGAAACGATCGCAATGAAAAAGTTTGACATCTGGTGGTACCTTTTGTGTCAATTACGCCCCCAGTTGGATGCTATGGGGGACACAATATTTGAGCCATTCATATACTTTTGCTTTGGGCCTTCGTTTAAGACACCTTTGTGCTATTACTTTGACTCATCGTACCAGGAGCTGGGTGCCCCGGGAAAAAT GTACCAATCTATCAAACAGCTATCAGCAATCGCTTTAATACATCTTCTTGGTCCAGTTCCGGCTATCACGAAAACGTTAGTCAcgtcaccagacagtggtagTCTACAATATCCGTTCGATTTCACCGATACCAGCATGGTTATATCAGACACACTTTTCTCTGCCAAAGCCAAGCTAATTGTCAATTCGTGTACAGAGTGCACGGTACTGTTGGGTCAGATGCATCATCTTGATTATCTGCAGATTAATCGATGCGTCTGGAACAACCTGATACGACGTGGAACTACAGGGACAACAGTGTCGAAAAATGACATGTTACAGTGGATCAAAGAGGATATGAATGCTCTTTTAAAACTG TGTTTACTCCAAGAGAGTGATCTGGTGCTTCGCGATTTGCTGTACGACACGCTGCTAACCATAGTGCAAAGTGACCTATTTAAAGTCAACATTGGTTACGATCCACCGGAGCAATTGATTTTCAATTACAAAACGTTGATGCCATTGCTGCTTCATTCGCAATTGCCTTGTCCAGTAGA AAAATCGGAACCAATAGTGAAATGTTTGTTCGATCTGAAAAGACATACTGGACAAAATGTGTATTGGGATATACTTCACAAAACAGTCCAATACATTTGCCTCGAAGATAACCACAGCGGAAACAACAGTTCCGATTTTCGCGCCATACGTTCCCAAATCTACACGCAGTTGGGCAATTATCTTACAGTGCAAATACGAGAGGATATGGAAGGATTTTTGCAACACCAAACTACCGTGATGAGTTTTCTGTTGTACCCGTTGGAGTACGATCAGCTGCTGTTGATCGAAAGCGTAAAAGAACTGTGGATATCGATATACGAACCAATAGCAAAGCAGGAAACGAATACCTGCGAGTTCGTAAATGCGTTCTGTGAAATGATCAAAGCGATGACCATTGCCAAACATGGCTATAGTACAGTGGTAGTGGCCGACTCGCTCTGCTACATAATGCGATCATTGAAACCGAATTTTGAACCCACCAGTTCACCCGTAAAAGTGTTGGAGCTTTTTAAAGATGTTTCAAGAAAGGGACTGGCCTACAAAACGAATCTCGACAGTATTGAATCGATGGTGGGCTGTTTTGGCGAGCTGTTGGAAAGATTAGGCCCAAAAAAGGTGTTGGTTCTGATTATGCCGATAAGAAATGCTATCAACGAACTGGTTTCAAGCGAACCTGGACTGCAAATGGGCGAGGTGAAAAAGTTGCTTGAAGTAATATCCAACAAAATGCTCCTACCGGAAATGTCGAAAGAGCTGGCTGGCCAATCAAGCGATGTTAAATGGAATTGCAAAATGTTGCTAAAAAGCTTGCTGAACTTATCGGACGATGTGAAGAAGGGTTGGAAGGTAGCGGAAATGAAAAAGCTGATGAATGCTTGGGATGATAAAACTGGCAACAATAATAAAACTCCAAAGCGTAACACGAAAGAAGAGGAGTTCGTGGTAATAGAGAAGGTGTGGAAGTTTAAGCCAGAATCGCTGACCGAACATCAGCGTGaaaaaatgatgcaaaaacGGACTGATATTCCCGCACTGTATAACGATATGAGTCAATCCCAGGACAGCTTTGTCATAAAACCATGGACACCAAGTAAAGGAATCGCTCCCTTGAAGCAGAACGCTTCATCCGCAGTCACTGTTCCGAATGCAACACAAATGGAAACTGACAAGATCGTATCAAAGGAACCTGGCGACACAGTTGCTATGGAAACAGAAGAAGTCCTGTCAACTTCAGCCAAATCGGCGAGTGAATCCAAACCCGTAACGAGTCGTTTagacaaagaaaacaacaatggaaatgttttgaaCGAAGAGCCAGCTTTACCAACAAAGCAAGATTCAACCGAAAcggaagaggaaaagaaacagcaaagccgcaaaagaaagcaatcgGTGCTAGATAAGCTGCGCATCGATACGGTTGAAGGTAAAAGTTTAGATGTTATGAATTTGTCACGCACGAGACGTTCCGAGCTGCCAGAAAAACGAACCACACGACAGAAAATGAACACGAGTCAGGAGATTGCAAGTGAGAAAAAGCGCAATACGGTGTCAAAAGCAAATGTGGAGCAGACAAGTGCGTCTACATCCAAGGTATCAACTGTGAAAAGAACCGAGCAAAAAGAGAAACGAAGATCGAGAAAGCtgttaaattttgaaaaacatgaaagtACCGATTCTTCATCGGGCTCAACAGACAAGGACAAGCAAGCTAACGTTTCAGAAGACGTCATCGAGTCTTCACAATCCGATTCTTCAGAATATGCTAACAAGAGACCATCCTTCGTTAAGTTCAGAGCATCGGAGTTGGCAGCAAAAAGCAACGAAATGGCAGATACATGCACAACTCCAgtgcaaaatgaaaaagagCCAAGTATGGCTCTTGGTGAAACACAGCACGTCGATAAAATTGACAATGAAAGTGCAGCGAACAGCGCGAATACTATAGGTAGCATTATTGAAGCTCACGAGAAAAAAGAATCTGATACATCTCGTTTGCCGGAACAACGCGAAAGCGATGCAGAGCCAAGAGTATTACAacagccagcagcagtgtCAAACGAAGAGAGCACAAATGCGCAGCAGCCTGCCCAAGTGCCCCCAAAAAACCCCAATATTCTGTTGTCTCCCAGCAGACGCGTTTTGCGGGTATCACTAGATGAGGCTAGCAATAAAGGACTCCTAAGCCAATTGACAATTCTTTCACCGAGAAAGATGGCCGACAGTAAGCTGGTGCCGAAATGCTTGTACAGTCCCTCAAAATCAATGCTAAAGGcggaaaagaaagacaaaGAATCACCTTCAACAAAAACGGCCTGTGACGAAGCAATGCGCGAAGCATTGAAACTCGTTGGAGCTGGAAACAGGGACACAAAAACGTTACCATTACCATTAGTCGTAGTGGAACCGATAACAAACATTGCAAACACATTGCGGGACGATGCAGAACATCAAACGGAAGCAATCTCTCACCCCATCATCAGCTTGAAGATGGATTCGAAGGAACATGACGAGAACCATGCGAGCGGTAACAATGCACCACAACCTACAACGTCCAATACTGCATCACTAGTTGAACCATCCACAAGTGTTGCAGAATTGGTTGAAAATAATTCGAAACAACTCCCGATTGAGCCAATGCCAACCTCAGAACAAACAACTCTCGAACCAGCCGCACTCAGTATGGATCAACTTTCTCCGGTAAAAAATCTGGACGAAGAGATGGAGCCGCTAAATAAGTCTCTTAATCGCAGCATCATCTCATCACCGAATCGTGCCGGCGAAGAAGAGAGAAATGCAGATCTGCTGAACAGCACACTTAACATTTCTCCAATATCGGAGGAAAAAGGTGCTATCCCGAAAAATGTTGATAGCGGCGAGCTGGCCGGCAGTGCAGACTGCAGACGCTCGTCCAACAGGATTGTGGGTAGAGAACGAGACATGATGTCGAACGCTGCCAACGCTACTCCGGTGCAGACAATTGTGTCTCGACGCTCCAAAGCTAGCCCAACTCCCCAGACGCCGTCGGGATCGAATAGTGCACTGAAGGCTCGCACTCATCTACAGTCGTCCTCCATGTTGCACAGTCCCAGATCAAATATGATCGGTCACGGTGGGCGTGGTGCACAGCTCATTAATTTGATCCGCAACCAGCAAAGCGATCAATCtcccaaaccaaacacacctCCACAAAATGCATCGACACCGAAGGTAGGGCAGGGATCTGCTAGCCGTTTAATGATGCGTAAAAAAGCGATTGTCGGCAGTGCTACTGCCGCATCAGCATCCGAAGGTACGGCATGTGCGGAAACGATGAAACATGGTGAGGAAAATGGGCAAGACAAAGGCACGCAGTACCTGTTCTTCTCTAAAGCATTGCCTTCACCGTTAGCTTCACCTGCTGGCAGCATACTGAAACGCAAGCACAATCAGGATGAGAGTGGTGGCGATGACATCGAATCGCCGATCAATAAGCGCAAACGGGTCAGCTTTCATGACCCTCCGGTCTCACTCACGAAGGAATACATACGGCAGGTGGAAGAGTGTCGTCCGGTCTCTGTGAGTCGCAGTCTGCAGCTGTCCAGTAGCATTACATCGTCAGCAGATAGAGCAAAGTTCATGATGCGACGGAAAAGCAAGTCGGATAGCATTTCCGAGTTGCAGCATTTTACCACTAACCAGGCAAATTCATCAAATGAAGGAGTATCGGGTGTCGGCCAgggtagtggtggtagtaagGTTATGGACGAGGATATGGATGAAGTGGAATTGACGTCTTCACCAGAATCTCTGGATGAGCATGAATTTATGATGCACGATGCTACCGACAATATGGCCGCTTTGCAGGTTACATCTGGCTGTACGGATATAAGCCAGAATGAACACTCGAATTCGGGAACGCGGGAATGTGTAACTGCACTTGAACCCGAGCAGCAAGTCACAACTGCTGGGGTGGACGAGAAAACGCACGGCTCGCCTAATCAAATACGCTTTGCATCGGAGGATGCTCTTCTGGAACATGTTCTAAGCCGTTACACACTCGATGACATGTGTGAGCGTTACATTGCGGCTGGAAAAACGCTGGAGAAACCCAAAAGTGTTCGCTCCCTAACAAAAGAACTATCCGCCAAAATGTCCGACGACCCAAAGATGCGTGACGCAGTGCTGGACGAACTATCGGAGCGACATTCGGTCGAGTTTTTGGATCATGCTATACAGGAAAACTCGAACGCTAAAGTTTGCGAACGTTTGTCAGCAATCACGATGATGGACCATGTGTTCAAACGTTTACATGCGGcttacaacacacaacacgttGATCAAGCTGCTCAAGGTACACAAACAGAGAAAGAGGAAGCAGATCGCGTGATGGAAACTATTTTCGAGAATTTGCTAAGCTTGCCGGGCACGGATAGCCAGAAGTTAGCCGAGCTTCGTGAACAATTTCTACAGAAGGAACTGGCACGTAAGGATCGTTTAGAGATCATGACCTTGTTGGAAACTTACTTTAAAGCATCTAGCCACCACCAAACGACGTGA